GGAAGGCACACATTCCAGGCCAAACGGGGGCGAGGACAATTTCGCCATTAGGATAGGTGCAAAACACGTCTTGCGCCCGTCCCTCCTCGAACAGTTTGCTGTTGCCATCACCTTTAACTCCAGGGTTGACAATAGCAATGAGCCGCACCCCTTTTGCTGCTAGTTCTTGGTTGAACTCGCGAAGTTTGGGAAAGCGATCGGGATCGATGGTGAATGACCGGAAATCGTCTTTGCAGTCGATGTCCAGATGGATAGCACTCAAGGGCAGGTCATAAGTTTGGAACCCTTGAGCCGTTTCTCGGACTGCTTCTTCCGTTTCATAGCCCCAGCGCGACTGATGATAACCAAATACCCAACGAGGAGGAAGCGGAGAGCGTCCTGTTAAATCGGTATAGTTTTCAAGCATTTGTGCAGGTTTGCCAGCCGTCAGGTAATAGCGCAGTGCGCCACCTTCAAAGTACGCTTCAGCTACATCGGAGAAGTTAACGTTGCCCGAATAGGTGTTTTCGTAGAAGACAAGGTAACTACCTTCTCTGTGCAACCCCAAATAAACTGGAATACATAGATAAAGTGGGTCTGAACCCGAACTATACCTGCCGCCAGCGTCATAGTGCCACATTCGGTAGGATTTGATTCGCTGTGCCTCAGATTTAGGTCTGCGGAGGTCGAGAGATGCTGCCCGTTCTCCCAAACCGTAAATGTGTTCCTCATCTCGTAGTTTTGCCCGGTGAGTCCATGCTTCGCCTTGGCGCTGTGGGGGCAGTTCTTCCCGTAGTGTCTTCCCGTCAGAATTTTGCAATTTCAGGCTGCCCTTTTCCGTAATGACTACTTTAAGGGCAGTGCTAGAGACAACCCAACCGGAGGCAGTCTCCTCTAACTTCGTCTCTACCTCTGACCAATTATGATGGGCAATTCCATAAGGAATGGGAGGTATCCCAGGCTTCCAGTCAACTTGGACTAAATCTGAGGACAAAAAGCAGAGTTCAAGTTCAGCTTGCTCGAAGTAGAAGCGACCCCCTCTCTTCGTAGGCTCAACTTGGAGTAGTTTTCCGGGTTCCTGACAAGGTTCCGAAGTCCGAGGATTGCCAAACTGACGCTCCCACCAATCCCGTTGATAGGAATAGAAGAGTGAGCCGAGAAATCGCTCAAACTTGATGAAACGTAAGGTCAGTTTGATTTGCTTAAAGTTATTCATAACCGCTTCGTAAGGCTACAGTCAAAGTTTTTGATTGACTTAATAAACCCTTTGAACACTAACCTATTCAAGAGCATTTTTACCAAAACTTCCAATGCAACAGGCAATCTCAAAAGTAATATTGAGAATCGCCAACCCTACTGATAGAGTAAGCAGGGGAAGACGTGAATTTCTAGCGGTCACTAAGTCTAATTTTGGGTTATTCCATCGGGCATTATTGCCCCAGTTAGATTTGCCTGAATCAATATCGTTCCACTTAAATCTGCTCCCCTCAAGTCTGCTCCACTTAGGTTTGCCCCACTTAAATCTGCTCCCCTCAGGTCTGCTTCGCTCAAATTGGCTCCACTTAAATCTGACCAAGCTAAGGATGCGAGCATTAGGTTTGCCCTTTTTAAAATGGTATTACTGAGGTTTGTCGCCCAAAGGATGGAGCGAGATAAATCTATCCCACTGAGGTTTGCACCAGACAAGTGAGCGTTGCCCAGTTTGGTTTCCTGA
This Coleofasciculus sp. FACHB-1120 DNA region includes the following protein-coding sequences:
- a CDS encoding pentapeptide repeat-containing protein yields the protein MDTFEILELYAAGERDFQETKLGNAHLSGANLSGIDLSRSILWATNLSNTILKRANLMLASLAWSDLSGANLSEADLRGADLSGANLSGADLRGADLSGTILIQANLTGAIMPDGITQN